Proteins encoded together in one Variovorax paradoxus window:
- a CDS encoding enoyl-CoA hydratase/isomerase family protein, producing MTISETSPTYERIRFETEGTTAVLTLDDTATRNALGPAMREEVADAVQRVRRDRGVRALVITGAGGHFCSGGDLRSIASAGLDNQGWRERLHDLHGWLRDLITLDRPVVAAVDGAAFGAGFGLAMAADFVTATPRARLCVSFIKIGLVPDCGTFYTLPRIVGAQRAKELMLSGREVGGEEALRLGLAMELQAPEQLLPRARALADSFAGASPSAVSLIKRSLAAADDLDTRLELEASAQALAMGTTGHRDAVADFLAKRAPRFQWPG from the coding sequence ATGACCATCTCCGAAACATCCCCAACCTACGAGCGCATCCGCTTCGAAACCGAGGGCACGACGGCCGTGCTGACGCTCGACGACACCGCCACCCGCAATGCGCTCGGCCCGGCCATGCGCGAAGAAGTGGCCGATGCGGTACAGCGCGTTCGGCGCGACCGCGGCGTGCGCGCGCTGGTCATCACCGGTGCCGGCGGGCACTTTTGCTCCGGCGGCGATCTGCGCAGCATTGCAAGCGCGGGGCTGGACAACCAAGGCTGGCGCGAACGCCTGCATGACCTGCACGGCTGGCTGCGCGACCTCATCACGCTCGACCGCCCCGTGGTTGCCGCGGTCGATGGCGCGGCCTTCGGCGCAGGCTTCGGCTTGGCCATGGCGGCTGACTTCGTGACTGCCACGCCGCGCGCGCGCTTGTGCGTGTCCTTCATCAAGATCGGCCTCGTGCCCGACTGCGGCACCTTCTATACCCTGCCGCGCATCGTCGGTGCGCAACGCGCCAAGGAGCTGATGCTTTCGGGCCGCGAGGTCGGCGGCGAAGAAGCGCTGCGCCTGGGCTTGGCCATGGAACTGCAGGCGCCCGAGCAACTGCTGCCCCGCGCACGTGCGTTGGCCGACAGCTTTGCCGGCGCCTCGCCTTCTGCGGTAAGCCTCATCAAGCGCAGCCTGGCTGCCGCGGACGACCTGGACACCCGGCTCGAACTGGAGGCCAGCGCGCAGGCGCTCGCGATGGGAACCACGGGCCACCGCGACGCCGTGGCGGACTTCCTCGCCAAGCGCGCGCCGCGCTTTCAGTGGCCGGGCTGA
- a CDS encoding LacI family DNA-binding transcriptional regulator has protein sequence MRDNPSTDARRARVVDIARAAKVSTATVDRVLNRRPGVRDATVQRVLKAAGELDYLPGPELYAALTPPPLRLVFLLPAGTNRFIRMLGDMVGYSQEHWAPFNVQCRTVFIESFNPHELADALRRYGQRCDGIAMMALEHPAVREAVAALAARGLPVVTLISDLSNSERAAFVGLDNRAAGRTAGYLIGRFIGARAAKVALIAGSLSYKAHEEREAGFLHVIDEMFPRLEVVGLREGQDDAGKNYRQTRALLEQYPDMGGIYNIGGASDGVARALKEAGREQKVVFIGHGLTPDTRTLLIDGSMDAVITQSPHTTLMNCVRIFANLRDGREALSGVETTRSQVIFRENLP, from the coding sequence ATGAGGGATAACCCTTCAACCGATGCCCGCCGGGCACGCGTGGTCGACATTGCGCGCGCCGCAAAAGTGTCGACCGCCACCGTCGACCGCGTGCTCAACCGCAGGCCCGGCGTGCGCGACGCCACGGTGCAGCGCGTGCTCAAGGCCGCCGGAGAGCTCGACTACCTTCCCGGCCCCGAGCTCTATGCCGCGCTCACGCCGCCGCCGCTCAGGCTGGTGTTCTTGCTGCCGGCCGGCACCAACCGCTTCATTCGCATGCTGGGCGACATGGTGGGCTACTCGCAGGAGCACTGGGCGCCCTTCAACGTGCAGTGCCGCACGGTGTTCATCGAGAGCTTCAATCCGCATGAGCTGGCCGACGCGCTGCGGCGCTACGGCCAGCGTTGCGACGGCATTGCGATGATGGCGCTGGAGCACCCCGCGGTGCGCGAGGCGGTGGCGGCGCTGGCCGCGCGCGGCCTGCCGGTGGTCACGCTCATTTCAGACCTGTCGAACTCCGAACGCGCCGCCTTCGTGGGGTTGGACAACCGCGCCGCCGGGCGCACGGCGGGCTATCTCATCGGGCGGTTCATCGGCGCGCGTGCAGCAAAGGTTGCGCTCATCGCGGGCAGCCTGAGCTACAAGGCGCACGAAGAGCGTGAGGCCGGCTTCCTGCATGTGATCGATGAGATGTTTCCCAGGCTCGAAGTGGTGGGCCTGCGCGAAGGGCAGGACGACGCCGGCAAGAACTACCGCCAGACCCGCGCATTGCTGGAGCAATACCCCGACATGGGCGGCATCTACAACATTGGCGGCGCGTCCGACGGCGTGGCGCGTGCACTGAAAGAAGCCGGGCGCGAACAGAAGGTGGTCTTCATAGGCCACGGCCTCACGCCCGACACGCGCACGCTGCTGATCGACGGCAGCATGGATGCGGTGATCACCCAGAGCCCGCACACCACGCTCATGAATTGCGTGCGCATTTTTGCCAACCTGCGCGACGGGCGCGAAGCGCTCAGCGGCGTGGAAACCACCCGCAGCCAGGTGATCTTTCGGGAGAACCTGCCGTAG